From the Rhea pennata isolate bPtePen1 chromosome 1, bPtePen1.pri, whole genome shotgun sequence genome, the window ATGTTCCAAATTAGTTCATTCTGAAACAATTTCCAACAGAGAAAAACTATCATCCAAATGGTTAGCCTGTCAAAACTATGAACAGCTGTAAAGGATGCTTTAATGGGAAGTGTCTGACAATCTAATAGAATATACTGTCAGTTTTGCATACAGTGTATTcccaaggaggaaaaaattggTAAGGCTACATCTCGTTCTAGGTCTTCATTAAACTATTCAACTTAATCATGATTTGTCAACAGTGTAGTGCTGCTGATCTGCGCTGGAAGTAGTAGTGCAGATGCAAGTATGATGCTTGACCTAATTGTGCACAGttatttgatgttttgtttttgaaactaGCCGGGAGATGTGTGAGCAGGGAGTGAGTAACAAGTAAATGGGCAGAATTCCTAGGACCAGCTGGATTATTTTTggattaagatttttttttttaactgttatcCCTGCAGTGTGCAATGAGATCGATCAGTGGCCTCCTCCTGTGCCAGGGCAGACTTTGAACCTTCCAGTGATGGGAGTTGTAATTCAGGTACTTGCTGGTGGTTATCTATACTTACACGTCAGACTGAGACAAACTGGAAAGTGGcacatttattctgtttttttctggatgttAAAAATGCTGTTGACTCTAGATGCTTTCACTTTACACCTAAGGTCTGCACAATTATAACTGATTATTGAGAAAGTTTTTGTAAGTGGGAGGTTGTTAGGGAAAGcaaagtatgtatgtatgttagCTGAGTCCATCTCCCTGGATAACCTGTCTGTTCTTCTTTGTAATATAGGTGAGAATCCCATCTAGAGTGGATAAACCAGGATCAAGCCCAGTGAAACAATTTAATCAAGAGGTGAGATAGTGTGGGATGAAACAAGCCGATGATGGGCAGAATCTAGATTATTAAGTAAGGAGGATATAGAAGAAAGTTATAGAAGAAATGGAACTCTTTAGACCTCATCACATTTGGAAGCACGCTGGCCTGGGATTGGTGTTGTTTTAAGCTACCCTTCTAGTTCAAACTGCAGCACTCCCACGCCCGTGTTTTTCAAAATAGGAACCTCTGCGTGGAATTTAAACGTGCTTTAagttatatatgtatatttttttcacagttccACTGTTTTCTCacttcatttaatttatttacctTGCCTTTCCCAGGAATCCATGTATAGGTAGGCCTCCAAGAGATCCTACCTTAGTCTCCTATGTGACTTTGCAGTCTAAACATCTTTTTAGCTTTCACTATCTCAATTCCCATTTacttaatcttttcttttcccccctccctttgAATAATATTATCACCTTTCACACATTTCTGAACTTTTGACACCTGCAATACTAAGCCCTTGCTCTCTTTATCTGTATCTTGACTCTGCCTTCAGGGAGAGTAAActctagaaaataaagaaacagatatGGGAAGTCTTTCACATCTTGAAGAAGGGATTCTTGGCTGTCTTCTGAGAAAGAAGTTCATTTGGATCTTGAATATGCCATCCAGATCTGTTTCTGGCTCATATCTCCAAGTGTtaacctttttctcttttttttattttcatgcttaGTGTGGAGGGAACTACTTTGCTATTGATGTGGGCAGTTGATGGCATTTCAGTCAGATTGCTTCCgtttactaatattttttttcttccttatttagAATCTGTTACCGGCTCCACTGGTTCTCCCTAGTATTCATGAACTGGATCTCTTCAGGTGAGAGCTCAAATCCCTGCAACATTCTTTTCCCTATATGCTTTCCCTCCACCCCACTCTAGATCATTGGGGTAGTGAAGGCATCAGATGAGGGTTcaaaaatttttactttttagagTGTTATTTGAAATATTGGCTTGCAGGCCTGTGCAGTGTTTAAACTTGTGTGCACTGGCCTTATCAAATCCTCCTGGGTCCTGGTTAGAGGAGTagttttttttactctttttcttttcttgacctCAGCTGGTGATCAGCTTAAGTCCTGAAGCATACACATGCTCTGAATGAATCTTTTCAGTACTGTAGATGCTATTCTAATAAACATATCTCTTCTAATCCTCATACACTTTATtttgttcaaatgaaaaaaagataacagaGAAATGTGGTCCACAGGTTGCTTTATGATGTTTAGAGTGTTTCCTTCAACATGTATAAAAATGATTGGGTAGCAGCATACATAAAGACACATGGTATTCTGTTTGCAGGATACTAAAACTCCGTCCCAAACACCAAAGATCTAGATAGAGGCAAATCTGGATCTGCTTATATGCTTTACTAGAGTCTGGTCTTTTCCGAACTGCACTTTTAACCTTAACTTGTTATTCTTACTTTCACTAACAGATGTTTCCAGCCAGTGTTAATTCATATCCAGATGTTATGGGAACTGATGTTACTAGGAGAGCCAATTGTTGTAATGGCACCATCCCCAACAATGTCTTCAGAAATGGTTCTGGCACTTACGAGGTAATGCCCTTGAATTCTGAGATACAGATAACTATAGTACATTCTGGCAGTTCTCTTTCAGATTCACTCTTCTGCCAAATCAGTTGTGCTAGATTTAGTTTGCCTATGAAAGTATGCAAGGGGAGGGTGTAGCTCTGTGGCAGAACATCTGACTGCAGATGAAGAGATCCACAGTTCAAATTCAGGTGCCCATTTTGGGACCAGATAcaccttcagcaagtttgcagatgatacaaaacggggaggagtggctgataacaccagagggttgtgctgccatttagagggaccttgacaggctggagaactgggcagaAAGGAagctcatgaagttcaacaaaggaaTGTGCAAACTCCTGtccctggggaggaataaccccatgtaccagaacaggctggggactgacgagctggagagcagctttgtaGAGAAGgacaaaatgcaattttttgttttttccacctGAGAACCTTCACCCCAGCTTTGAACTCTGCTTTAGGAGCAATCCCAGCCTGGAACTTCTCCACATCATTGTTTCTGGCAGGACAAAACACTGTTCTAGATCATTAACTTGATGCAAAATCATATCCTCCTCTATGAAATTTATAAAGCAGCTATTTTCTAAATCTGTTCTTACAGTTGTCTTGCTCCCCTGAAGTACTGTTGTGACTACCGTCCCTATTTCACTATCCATGACAGTGAATTTAAAGAGTACACCACCAGGACACAAGCTCCGTAAGTAGCCAGTAGAGCCTTGCTACTCACTTGCCACCATCTGTGTGAAGGAAACTGTGAGGTTAGCATTGttcatctttctgctttttttctctttctaggcCAAACATTGTTGTGGGAGTCACAAATCCTTTTTTCATCAAAACACTCCAGCACTGGCCACACATTCTTCGGGTTGGGGACCTCAGAATGTCAGGTAAGAGTTGAATCCAAAATCCTGGTCCTCCTGGACCTTGTCACAGGTTAGCAATGAATTGACAGTTGCAGTGCTGGCAGTCATTTTACATGTCTCCTTTCTTGTGAGAACTGAGAAACCAAAGAGAGGGTTAGACTGACTTGGTTGATGTGCAGGCTCAGTACGAGCAATGGCGAATGCAAATTGTTGAGAAGACAACTTGTTGTGGTTTTTCCAAAGcactaagaaaatgaaatatcctTCCTGGGCAGGAAAGAGATAATTGCATAGACAAGAAAAGAGCTTGAGAGAAAGATTCTAGTTATTATCTATAAAGCCAAGAAAACTGCCTCACTTTGGGCTGAAGAATGGGTTTTTTGCAGTGACTCTCTAGTGCTTTCCTGATTCATAATTTTAGAGGAGATTTGGCAGATGACAAGACTCATGTGAGGATGAAGTTAAGGGAGGATATGATTTACAGTGTAGAAGTCTATCAGTGGATGTTCTTGGTCATGAAGTCTCTCAAGTGCATGCTGTGGCTATGAGGATAGATTCAGAGTCTGAACTATTTGATTTGGGGTCTTCCCACAGGAGACCTGCCCAAGCAAGTTAAGGTGAAGAAGCTAAACAAACTAAAAACTCTAGACACGAAACCAGGTAATTCCTTTTATCAGATatagtttaattttgtttaccCTTTCACCGAGGGAATATTGGATGTCTTGCAGGCGGGTGGACATTGCATACATTATTCTTTGTGTCTAAACAAATGGGCATTTTGATCAGCAGCATAGCCCTTTGTAATGGCTTCCACCACTTGATATAGAAAAACTGTGCATCTCTGTTCTGAAATTGAAAAGCctatataaattaatttaagcaaattattttagtgttgggaaagaggaattttaattttctttatttgttttgcatatCTATTTTTAGATGCGATGGGAATCAAAGGAACTTGCTAACCTAGATACAACCATCTGTCACTAAACAGCCATGAGCTGACTCTAGTAGTTATCTCTTCATAAGCATAGGATAGGAAGGTCCTTGAGCTAGTTCAGAGTCCTTTAATCTTGCTGTGAGTGCTGGCTGCATTAGCAACTTTATGATCTTGGGAGGCCTTAGTAATTAAACCTCCACACACACCTGGCAATTCTGTTGCACACAATTTCAATTCTGTTATCCCTGAACTATGTAATGGTGCCTCCTCTAGATATATGGGCAAAGATTTGTGTCTAacttctgggatttttttgatttttgtatttttttcttcaatttagGAATCTACACTTcttataaaacatttcttcacaAAGACAAAACCCTGATAAAAAGATTATTAAAGGTAAGCATTTCTAACTCCATCCCATATCCTATATGTCACTATGGGAAAATTGTGCTAACAGCTTGGTTTGAACAACCAAAACACTCCAAAAGGAGTACTTTTCTTTGATATGATATCTTTTGTTTCAGTTAGATCTTAGTGTGTAATTTGATTTTAGTGTATAATGGTTTAGTCCAGTATACTTGAACATATTTATcatactaattttaaaattttttgctTGATATCATGGGTTAAACCCTGGAACTGTGGTGACCTAAATGAGAACAATCATTGTCAAGAAAGAGTCTGAAAAATCACATTCTAGTAGTGAAATGTCAGTGACATGTTTAATCAGAGAACAAAGTGTATATTTTGAGCAGTATAGTCTCCCTAACTACTATGGACTGGTAGCTTATAGCTGTAGTGTTGCAAGTCCTGCATCCACCTCTGTGAATGTCCTGCTTGTGTGCGCAGGGGATTCAGCGGAAACGCCCATCAGAAGTCCAAAGTGCCCTTTTGAGGCGTCACCTCCTGGAGCTCACCCAAAGTTTCATTATTCCACTGGTAAGTTGAACAGAGACTTGTCAGTGTGGTGTAGGGCTGAGGGGAGGTGAACAGGAGATGCTTTAGTGACAGGTTTGCACTTGCACTCTTTTATTCACCCATAACTGAGCATCTGTAATAGATTCAGGATGTGGCACTCTAGAGATCTTTTACTCCTtggaaaagaataaatgtgTCTCTTGATTGCAAATTTCAATAATTAGCATAAAAACTACAGGTTGAATATTCAGCACTTCATGTATAAAGATACAGCATTGTTTGTTTCCTGCGGTGCAGGAATAGTTTTCCCATGTGATTTGATTCTGATGCTAATTTTTTGGTTCTAATGGCTAATTCTTCCCACAGCATAGTCAAAGCAGATGTATAGGGAAGGGAGAGGCACCCAGGACGTTTCTCTTCTGCTGGAATACTGGAGTCAAACCCACTGCTGGTGTGAAACCCTCTCTTCTGGTTCTGAAAAAGCTCTGCTGTAGAGTGTAAGAGGCCGGTCCATGGAGTGATAGTTATCCTAAGgcagactttaaaaaatgctttctttcaagGCCTTCCCTGTCTTGTCCCACTAGAAAGCTGCCAGTACCTTTTGATGATTATCTAGTTGGACTTGTTAGGCTCctccactttcttttctgtcaccTTATAAGGAAGTAAATAGAAGGACAGAGCATCTTCTTGGATTCTAGTCCGTCCGGTCAACTTCTTCCCACCTGAACTTTTCTCACATGGTCTGCTTAGAGTTCTTGCAGCATGTAGTCTCTTTACCTAACTCCTGGTGGAAAAAAGAGCAAGCTGGAAAACTTAGGCTCGTGTAAAAAGCACACAACTATAAAGGAAAAGTGAGAGAGACTGGGAGGCTGTTCCTGTGATGCATTGGAGAAGATTGTAATACTTGGTGACTGTGCAAGAGGCTTCCTGATTGTTCTAACATCTATTTTTTGGTGTTTCTTCTTAGGAACATTATATTGCAAGTCTCATGCCCCTGCAGAGGGCCATTACTCCATGGAAGGTATGCTCAGTTTTCCAGGCTCTTGTGCTTCCTTTTGACTGCAGGAATTGGGAATAGTTACATCATATACTGATCACATATTCTGACACATTGCACAGACTTCCCTCATTGAAGGAAGAGGGCtattgctctctctctctctctctctctttttttttttttaagtaagttgAAACAAACATTGGGACAGATGCTTCCTGTTTTGCAGTAATTTTTTGCTCACCTCAGCTATTGTGAATCTGTAATTTGAATTTTACTAGCGTGACAGGTTAagattttcatgcatttttaattctcATAGTTGTTGAATGTGTTAAGCAGCCCCTTCCCTTGTAAATGTAAACCTCATTTTCCTCCAGTTTCTTTTGGGTGCTCTGTAATACACTCTTTGCGTTGTGCAGAATCCCCCACAGATTCGCCCATTCCGACAGGAAGATTTCATGAAGACCCTTGAGCATGCTGGTCCCCAGCTTACCTGTGTACTTAAAGGTGACTGGTTAGGCCTTTACAGGTAAGAGTACAGCAATTACTTGCTTTATTCCCTTAACAGCAGCTCCAGGTTATAATGAACATCAAATCCTAATTTACAGTCAGTAGTAAAAAGGAGATTTCAGGACAGAGATTGATCACCTGAAAAACCCATACCTATGAAGAATTGTTTCAGTAATAATAGCCAGGAAGAGTAAATAAAGGGCAGAATAAATCCTGTGTTTCGTATAATCTCTTAAATGAGTATCTACAGTCAGGTTTAGAAGCTGTAAACTCTCCTGCTTCAAGAATATCAACTAACTTTTCATTGAGGGAGGGGACTCCTCATTGaagatggagattttttttctacaccAGCTGTCATTTATTGTCTTCCAGGaaatctttgtttcatttttctggcCCTTACCAGATGGGGTGTAAGGATATTTAGGTCTTCATCCAGCAATGGTCCTATTTGTTTATAAAGTATTCAGTACAATGGCCATCTCATTCTGGCTGCAAACAAATAGTACTATTAGAACATAAAAAGATGCACTTTTTTCAGGGTGGAATTTAAGAGAGCACGTAGAAGAGTTTGCCCTTTCTCCTAAATGATAATTAGGTACAAAAAGAATAGCACAGATATTCCTTATAGTATGAGTGGGAAAAATCTAGAAAGCAGATGTCTAcccagaaggaaaaagggagatGAGCTGATATGGcgagtttaaaaaaatcagaaagtgagCAGAGGCGATAATCATGGATGAGCACATTGTGTAGCTGTGATAACATTTGTACTGTTTTGTGCTTTAATGTActaagcagaaaacaaaacagttctgCACTTTATGGCATGGATGTGGCAGAGAGATTTAATTTTGGATATCTAATATTTTAGATATAAATTAGATACAACAAGTTTAGATGCAACAAGTATTTAGATACAACAAGTTTTTTCAATAAGTTGATTGAGGTTTGCAGGGAACTGATGTACATGGAGGGTCAATTCCAGGGTTCTTAACTGTGTGAAATTGTGTATGTTATACTATTTGGTGTTCTATTTCTAAATCAAACCTTAATTGAAAAGAACTCTGTCTGTGTCACAGCAGAATTTTGAGATCTTGGCTGAGAATGGAACTGCATTGTGCTAGTGAGAGAGAGCAAGCAAAAGAGTCCTCATAGTTGCAAAAAGAAACTTTACGAACGCGAATGAAGTTCTGCTGATAAAGAGTTCTCTGCAGATATCCTGAGGAAGAGATACTTGGTGGTCCAGTCTTAAtagcagaaaatgctgaaatacaaCATCTGAGATATCCCAATGCTAATGAAAGACTTTACAAAGAATATCCAGTTACAGTGCCTATTCCCAAGATCTGTATGGCATCTTAAACCATCTCATCTTTTTCTCTATCTGCTGCCACAATCCTTGTCTTTCAATTAACAACTTGTCAGTCACATTCTGAATTTGGTCTAAGATTCCATAACACTGAAATAGAAACAGGTATTGTTGCTGTCCATTGTTCGCTTTCACACTTGAGTCAATAAAACTAGAGGTTTATTACTGTGTACTGCACTGGAGAGGTGTAAATTACATGTCCTTTGATATAGCCTACCTTATACTTGTTTATGTAGGAGAAATGTAAATTATCAATTATATGCAGCTTAGATCAATGTCAGTAAGTGATTGAAAGATGTAAATAatcaagaaaacagaggaaTTAAGCAGCATACTGCAGAGGAATGTGAATTTCTTTCCATGGTTCAACCATCCTAAGTGTTAATAACTCCAAGGTAAAGCTATGTCTAAATAAGGCTGCAGAGGAGCAAAGTGCACCACTTTCGATTGGCTTAGGCTTGAGCTGGTGCAAAGAAAGATGTGAGACTGGCAGGATTGCCCCTCATCAGCGACAAGCTGTTAAAGCTGCTCAGCTGTATCATGTTAGAGCTTGACACAACAGAAGCTTCTGGAGTGGACAAGATACAAAATTAGCTCATTATCAGTCCACATCCCTAATGACACCATGAATCAGATTGTCTTTTCCTCTCATGCCTGCTGTAGTAGGAAGGGAAATCGGTGTGCAATGGAGCCACCACACTTCTCTGGCTCCTTCTCTGTCCCCTTCTCAATATCACCTTGCTTCCTGCAGGCGTTTCTTCAGGTCTCCCAACTTTGATGGCTGGTACCGTCAGAGGCACAAGGAAATGACCCAGAAGCTGGAAGCCCTTCACTTGGAAGCAATCTGTGAAGCGGTATGTTCCAGCTGCAGGTATTCTAACCAATACCAAGCTTTGCAGGCCAGAAACCTGAGAAATGAGGGCACTGCCACTTGGAATGCTGCTTGGTGCATCTTCATTCTGCCTTCATGGAGGGGATGCTTTGTGCCCATGGGAAATACAGTCCTGCTTTGTGACCATCAGTGCATAGGAATAACAGCACATGTGGGGGTCAAGGATATGAACAGTCCATCTCCCTCACTTTGTTAGCCAATGCAAAACCTGCTTTGGCTGCTTTTGgcaattatttcttcattcatCAGGCCCTTTCAAGCTAACCAAGTCCCAGACTGGAAGCATCCTCTGTTGCTGGGTTCCTTGATGCCTAATGAAAATAGGTGGGAATTTAAGCAGTGACTGTGGTACAATTTCTTAAATTGAGCAGCTGCTGAGATATTCCTAGGAGCTCTGGCATCCTGCCCAGGTGCATTTTCAACTGCAGTGCTTGCTCCACTGTTCAGCAGTTCCACTCCTCAAGCATAGTGCTGGAATGCAAAAGCTGTCTCCTTTTTTAACAGGCCTGGCTCTGGCCCTGGCAGGTAGATGTAAATTCTGAGCACAGCACAAGATTCGTGGTGCTGACTGGAGGAGGGGAACCCTGCATCATCTGCATATTGCTGCATCTTTCCTTGATCCTTCTCTTGCAGGCAAGAGCATGATGCTGTCATGGGCAGAAAACTGGGGAGAGTGCTCTGTCTTGCTCATTTAGGCTTAAGTGCTGCAGGCAGAGTTATGAAAGTTTTTGGTCTCAGATTTTGCTTACATCTATCTCTTTGAGAAAAGTTCTGTAAAGAAGGAAGGTCCctgaagaaaactgttcttctctttctttagaACATTGTGGCCTGGATGAAGGACAAGTCTGAGGTGGAGATTGTAGACCTGGTTCTAAAACTTCGTGAGAAGCTGGTaggttttccttcctttttcctgcaCTCATTCTTTTCTGTCTATATCTCCGTGGCAGGGAGTGATTAGGGGCATAAATCACATTTGATGCTTAGAAAACTTTGTTCCTGCTCCCTGTTTTTGAGAACTGTCAAATGAGACAGTCGTGAAATTGTAGTGTTTGCCTAAAGGAATATTCAAAGTTCTGTCTCTTCGTTAAGGCTCAGATAACAATTTCCTGTCTGTTGTCTCTTACCCTGAGTA encodes:
- the DENND6B gene encoding protein DENND6B is translated as MDALCRAEPRPRRPAAASPLPWARFSAWLDCVCVVTFDLELGQAMELVYPYDFRLTEKEKTSICYLSFPDSYSGVLGDTQFSFRLRQSGGQRTIHYEDDGEYNREAPLTLQRETAHYFGYVYFRQVKDSSMKRGYFQKSLVLVSRLPYVNLFQSLLQLIAPEYFDKLEPCLEAVCNEIDQWPPPVPGQTLNLPVMGVVIQVRIPSRVDKPGSSPVKQFNQENLLPAPLVLPSIHELDLFRCFQPVLIHIQMLWELMLLGEPIVVMAPSPTMSSEMVLALTSCLAPLKYCCDYRPYFTIHDSEFKEYTTRTQAPPNIVVGVTNPFFIKTLQHWPHILRVGDLRMSGDLPKQVKVKKLNKLKTLDTKPGIYTSYKTFLHKDKTLIKRLLKGIQRKRPSEVQSALLRRHLLELTQSFIIPLEHYIASLMPLQRAITPWKNPPQIRPFRQEDFMKTLEHAGPQLTCVLKGDWLGLYRRFFRSPNFDGWYRQRHKEMTQKLEALHLEAICEANIVAWMKDKSEVEIVDLVLKLREKLVRARCQHLPVKEETLQRVGLYIETIIGSLPEDLQTVLHHH